A window of Paenibacillus phoenicis genomic DNA:
AGACGTCCAGCGGCTTGCTCCTAACAAGGGGCTTTGGGCATACGAGAAGTCGGATTCGCCAAACGTGCTGCCCGCGATCCGTTATTTTCACAAGATGTACAATAACAGCTACACTCGTTCCATCGGCATCTTGCAAATCTCGTTAAACGACGGACTTTTTAAACAGTTCTTCGATGCCCAGCAGAGCCCGGAAGACGCATCGAAGATCGTTGTGGATGACAGCGGGAATCTGCTGTATGAAGAGCCGGATAACAAGCTGAATGAGCGGGAGAAAAGGGAGATTCTCAAGAAGCTGCCGCAAGCCGGCATGGCTACCTTATTCACAAAGAATCATCGGTACTTGATAGGTGCAGCGAAAATTGAACGTTTTAACCTGACGGTGGTGAAGGTTTACGATGTGCGGGACGCTTTGGATTTTTGGAAGACGACCGGATTTTCGCTTGGTATAGGGATCCTCCTGCTTACCGTGTTATCCTTGGTCTATTTTACGATTGCATCGTCCATTACTTTGCGAATTGTCCGGTTCTCCCGCCACTTGAGAAGAGTGGAGGATCCTAAGAAAGCCTTATACCCCGGGGAAGGGGGGGCGGATGAAATCGGATTCTTAATTTCTTCCTACAACTTGATGATCGGCCGGGTGGATGAATTGACACAGATGGTAGCGCAAACCGAATTGCTCAAGAAGGAAGCGGAGATCAAAATGCTGCAAGCCCAAATCAATCCCCATTTCCTGTACAACACGCTGGAAACGATGTGTATGCTGGCTACGCTGAACGATGATCATGAGGTTGCGGACATCGGTCAAAAGCTGGAAAAGCTTCTCAGGTACAGCTTGTCCAAAACGAAGGACGTCAGCACCTTAGGAGAGGAACTGGAAAACGTTCGACATTATCTGGATATCCATAAAGTGAGGATGGGGGATAAGCTCCAAATTGATTTTAGGATTGATGAGGAAGCGCTTCAGCTTCCTTGCCCAAGGTTCATTCTCCAGCCGTTAGTTGAAAACAGCCTTCTCCACGGGTTCAAAAACCTCAGAGGGCCCGCAAACCTGCGGTTGGAAATGATCGAGCAGGCAGCCGGTGTGATGTTAAACATATCTGACAACGGAACAGGTATCCCGGCAGAGCGGTTGTCTCGCATTCGTGAAGTGTTGGAGGGCGTTTTAGCCGTCAACCAAATCTCTTCTTCCGGTGGAATTGGCTTGCATAACGTGAACGAGCGGCTGAAAGCTTTTTATGGAAATGAAGCCGGGCTTAAGATACAAAGCATCGAAGGGCAAGGTACGACGATAACGACCTTTCTTGGACATGAAGGAGGACGTCATGCTTAAGCTGATGATCGTGGACGATGAGGCTATTATTGTCAAAGGCATGCAGCATCTGATTCGTAAAATGAAGACGCCATTCACGGATATTGTGGGGGTTAGCGACAGTGTGGAAGCGTTGCGGATCGCGGAAGAGTTCCAACCGGATCTTCTGATTACAGATATCCAAATGCCGGAGTTGGACGGACTGGATTTGATTCTGTCGGTTTCGGAGAAACAGGCGGCGGCTCGTTTTGTGATTTTGACTGGCTATGAAACCTTTGAATATGCTCGGAAGGCGATCCGACTTCAGGTCAAAGATTATTTGCTGAAACCGGTGGATCACCTGGAGCTGTCCAACCTCTTAACTCGATTGTCGATGGAGATTGTTGAGGAGCGGAACTCGCTGCACGAGGAGAACCATAATCAGAAGTCTGCCAAAGATGATAACCCGGAGAGCAATTACAATATCCGGAGGTTTAAGAACTTTATCCAAAGCAACTATATGCGGGATATTTCTCTCGAAGACGTCGCTGAATACTTGGACCTTCACCCGAGTTACGTATGCAGTCTATTAAAGAAGGAGACGGATCAGACCTTCGTTCAGTATTTGCGGAGCATTCGGATTGAGAAAGGCAAAGTGCTCCTGAGAGAACTCCCTCATCTTCCGTTAGAGCAAGTGGCAAATGCGATTGGCTATAAGAGCCAGGCTCATTTTTACAAAGTGTTCAAGCAGGAGAGCGGTGTGACACCAGGAGACTACCGGGCGATGCAACAATAGGACTTCATTGCAAACCGACTTCCAGAACAAAAAAGGGTGAGGCATGTGAACGTAATAGAAATTGAAAAAAGCACAGTGAAGTGGAAATTTGGAGCCGGTCACCGCTTTCGGGCTCTGTGGAAGTATCGCTGGCTTTATCTTTTTATGATCCCGGGAATTTTGTACTTCATTCTCTTTAAATATGTCCCGCTTTGGGGGCTGATCATGGCTTTCAAGAATTATCAGCCTTATGCGGGTCTGATGGGGAGCGAGTGGGTCGGTTTCAAGCATTTTGAAAGATTTTTGGGCATGGATGAATTTTGGCAGTTATTCCGAAATACGCTTTTGCTTGGCTTATACAATACGGTGATTTTCTTTCCCGTAACGATAATTCTCGCTTTGCTGCTAAATGAAATTCGTAGTGAGTTGTTCAAAAGATTGGTCCAGACGCTGGTGTATGTACCGCATTTTCTGTCCTGGGTAGTCATTGCCGGGATTACCTATGTGCTACTTTCTACTGAAAACGGTATCATTAACAGCTGGATTACGAGTTTAGGCGGACAACCGGTAGAGTTCCTGACCAGTACGGCTTGGTTTCGGCCGCTGATTATCCTCCAGTTGATTTGGAAAGACGCAGGGTGGGGAACGATTATTTTCCTGGCTGCTTTGGCTGGCGTTAATACGCAGTTGTATGAGGCGGCCAGAATGGACGGTGCAAACCGGTTCCGATTGCTCTGGCATATTACGCTTCCGTCCATCCGCAGTGTCATTGTGATTCTGTTCATCTTGCGGTTAGGGACGTTCCTGGATCTTGGCTTTGAGCAAATCTTTCTGATGTTGAACGCGATCAACCGCGAGGTTGGTGAGGTGTTTGATACGTACGTATACCGTGTTGGTCTGATGCAGGGGCAGTTCAGCTACAGCACGGCAGTCGGGCTGTTTAAATCCGTTATTGGATTTATTCTGGTTATCCTCGCCAATAAAATTGCCAAGTGGTTTGGCGAAGAAGGCATCTACTAGAAGTCCAGCGGTATGATGTCAAGCTGTTGATTTAATCGAATTGGAAATTTCCCGTGCCTGTTGAGCGCGGAGTCACGAAAAAAGGGCGCATCAAACCAAACCCAGCCAAAAACCATGTCAGATACCAGATTTTTACTGGGAATTCGTGAAGGACTAAGGCAAAGGAGGCGTTAATCCTTGGCGCTATTCACCTTCCTTCGAGGCGTGTAGAGTTGGCCGCTGCGTAGCAGCACATCGACCAGACGCACGAGTTTTCTTGCCGTTAAGACGAGGGCGCGTTTGTGTTGATTCTTGGGCACTTCGTGATACTTCTTCCGGTAATATTCACCGAATTCTTCATCGCGCATCCTAACCGAGTTGGCAGCTTCAACGAGGTAGTAGCGCAGGAATCGGTTGCCGGATTTGATGCGGGCGGTGTCCTCCGCCTCGAAGACGCCGGACTGGTGCCTGCGCCACGTCAGACCCGCGTACTTGGCGACGGCGGCTTGATCCTTGAACCGTTCAATATCGCCGAGTTCGCCGAGCAGACCGGCTGCATAGACTTTGCCGATGCCGGGCACTGACAGCAAGCACTGAGCGCCTTGAATGCCGTCGAGGACCCGCTCGATCGCTTTGTCGAGATCCTTGAGCTGCTTCTGGATGCTGCGGATGGATTCGATGGAGGTGCCGAGCACCAGGTCAATCGAATCCTCCACGACCTTGGACAGCCGATAGGAGGCGCGGGCAGCTTGCTGAATGCAGCGGGCGACCCGCTCGGGATCGGGGAAACGATTGCGTCCCTTGTCCCGCAGATAGTCGGCCAGATCGGCCACGTCCATCTCGGCGATGTCATCGAGGCTGAACTTCTCGGAGAGCATCTCCATGAGCGCATGGCCAAACACGGAGCTGTCGACCTCGGTTGTAAACGCATTGCACTTGTAGAACAGGTTCTGCAAGAAGTACTGCTTCTCGCGAGCCAAGTTATGGACCAAGTGGAAACGCATGCGCGTGAGGCGTTGAAGGGCGACATACTGCTCCTGCATGACGATGGTGGTCGTCAGGCGGCCGAAGCGCAGGCGATCCGCAATGACCCAGGCGTCGAGCCGGTCGGTCTTGTCCATATCCGCATAGGCTTCTCTGAACTTGCTGATGAGCTTGGGGTTCAAGGTGAACACCTTGGCCTTGCGCTCTCGAAGCGCTGGATCCTGATGCAGGTACATGGCAGGGTGCCAGCTGTAGACGGAAGTGGCTTCCAAGCCGATGTGAATCTCGGTGACGGCCAACTTGTCCGCTGCAGCGACGATTTGGTCACGCAAGTGCGAGGCGCCATTCAAATTGTTTTTGACGGTGAGTGTCTCAAGCTTGTCACCGTCAGCGTTCATGAAACACGCTTCGAGCTCTTGCGAGCTCACGTCAATACCGACAAAAAGCTT
This region includes:
- a CDS encoding IS110 family RNA-guided transposase, translated to MKLFVGIDVSSQELEACFMNADGDKLETLTVKNNLNGASHLRDQIVAAADKLAVTEIHIGLEATSVYSWHPAMYLHQDPALRERKAKVFTLNPKLISKFREAYADMDKTDRLDAWVIADRLRFGRLTTTIVMQEQYVALQRLTRMRFHLVHNLAREKQYFLQNLFYKCNAFTTEVDSSVFGHALMEMLSEKFSLDDIAEMDVADLADYLRDKGRNRFPDPERVARCIQQAARASYRLSKVVEDSIDLVLGTSIESIRSIQKQLKDLDKAIERVLDGIQGAQCLLSVPGIGKVYAAGLLGELGDIERFKDQAAVAKYAGLTWRRHQSGVFEAEDTARIKSGNRFLRYYLVEAANSVRMRDEEFGEYYRKKYHEVPKNQHKRALVLTARKLVRLVDVLLRSGQLYTPRRKVNSAKD
- a CDS encoding ABC transporter permease codes for the protein MKWKFGAGHRFRALWKYRWLYLFMIPGILYFILFKYVPLWGLIMAFKNYQPYAGLMGSEWVGFKHFERFLGMDEFWQLFRNTLLLGLYNTVIFFPVTIILALLLNEIRSELFKRLVQTLVYVPHFLSWVVIAGITYVLLSTENGIINSWITSLGGQPVEFLTSTAWFRPLIILQLIWKDAGWGTIIFLAALAGVNTQLYEAARMDGANRFRLLWHITLPSIRSVIVILFILRLGTFLDLGFEQIFLMLNAINREVGEVFDTYVYRVGLMQGQFSYSTAVGLFKSVIGFILVILANKIAKWFGEEGIY
- a CDS encoding sensor histidine kinase — protein: MNSILQPITARLRNLRLVHKLFIGYILLICIPFAVFGLIFYRQMYNNQLDHLKSGKSQMLEQAYRNLEVDLTKIEAMYALFQNNTSLTEYLGGFSATDWAEAYRYKREISPTFSFAYISNQLIDKITMYKANPDLPILSPEVQDIARFMDSPQAADVQRLAPNKGLWAYEKSDSPNVLPAIRYFHKMYNNSYTRSIGILQISLNDGLFKQFFDAQQSPEDASKIVVDDSGNLLYEEPDNKLNEREKREILKKLPQAGMATLFTKNHRYLIGAAKIERFNLTVVKVYDVRDALDFWKTTGFSLGIGILLLTVLSLVYFTIASSITLRIVRFSRHLRRVEDPKKALYPGEGGADEIGFLISSYNLMIGRVDELTQMVAQTELLKKEAEIKMLQAQINPHFLYNTLETMCMLATLNDDHEVADIGQKLEKLLRYSLSKTKDVSTLGEELENVRHYLDIHKVRMGDKLQIDFRIDEEALQLPCPRFILQPLVENSLLHGFKNLRGPANLRLEMIEQAAGVMLNISDNGTGIPAERLSRIREVLEGVLAVNQISSSGGIGLHNVNERLKAFYGNEAGLKIQSIEGQGTTITTFLGHEGGRHA
- a CDS encoding response regulator transcription factor, giving the protein MLKLMIVDDEAIIVKGMQHLIRKMKTPFTDIVGVSDSVEALRIAEEFQPDLLITDIQMPELDGLDLILSVSEKQAAARFVILTGYETFEYARKAIRLQVKDYLLKPVDHLELSNLLTRLSMEIVEERNSLHEENHNQKSAKDDNPESNYNIRRFKNFIQSNYMRDISLEDVAEYLDLHPSYVCSLLKKETDQTFVQYLRSIRIEKGKVLLRELPHLPLEQVANAIGYKSQAHFYKVFKQESGVTPGDYRAMQQ